The Miscanthus floridulus cultivar M001 chromosome 7, ASM1932011v1, whole genome shotgun sequence genome includes a region encoding these proteins:
- the LOC136465687 gene encoding uncharacterized protein, with amino-acid sequence MGGVGAGGPQGTVGGEAGSYSFSSPSSSSSSPPPRFLPLLHPPALAGRHGRAGHARPHMGAGASVGARCGGGPALAGGGAGMAGSGGAWGWLGAAAWGRAAVRGVGGNPVAGRDIV; translated from the coding sequence ATgggcggcgtcggggcgggcggtccacaGGGCACGGTCGGGGGCGAGGCCGGCTCCTActccttctcctccccctcctcctcctcctcctcacctcctcctcgcttcctccccctcctccacCCGCCGGCATTGGCGGGCCGGCATGGGCGAGCTGGCCACGCTCGGCCACACATGGGGGCGGGGGCAAGCGTCGGCGCGCGATGCGGGGGCGGGCCGGCGTTGGCTGGCGGTGGCGCGGGGATGGCCGGGAGCGGCGGCGCATGGGGATGGCTGGGAGCGGCGGCGTGGGGAAGGGCGGCGGTGCGCGGCGTCGGCGGCAACCCAGTGGCTGGCAGGGATATCGTATGA